Proteins from a genomic interval of Debaryomyces hansenii CBS767 chromosome E complete sequence:
- a CDS encoding DEHA2E15466p (weakly similar to ca|CA5073|IPF3603 Candida albicans IPF3603 unknown function) codes for MTNNLHPPQTPRSTSNGARSGVTPSFSFGLGFSPSFQFSSPMNIINSLSPQRFFQVSNNLNKVVGAKNETEHEQHEHEHQDNDRSEDKQATTKKNVFNSFTPPPSSSSTNNKFLDSIALQVSKKHRLKAEENESLNDVSIDVSSLNNGNDSSNNTTDLTSLYADETRATIVTPNTNFKERNLHESQLKAAPKLVPIKPRTDLLTETLDSSTPLSFNASATRARKRRKISHDFTESPSTSIASKIDSLASPGRKLSRTDTSSIGSANAYNDKVWYPEIDEILLSSYLKFKAFKEFQEPNSSILKYSSQNKILSRMLLNKTGVLRTPKQIASRLFRLTKLKRPAKYRKDFNESPILNDELDALMNTPLEDLIDSSKIDSNDSEDIDKELGGILSSSPIFTRGRNENETDFPDFKKHLSSKKCAYTFHPKELSIMFNDKIDHHNSHKFTSFHSTSHTSLTPSKLRNKLNHNINNELNNSLLSKLISNGIPIWLVLNNLNVNGNKAVSPASDLSPFSSTPSNSKTPKIMSLENGSFSSYMKINVTINNDTTPDMLQWKCMAKVYNGERLILKKNEIVNGYLNEHDNTFDLQVPFLKDFWSGYLSFLNDGHDDANDLQNLSVIQIIYEDNRELNEGSSIHGVIVHEFNRDLYSEGTSHLTSIRIENKALGLEEIEEVDDNATEIADSSPYKSSSPIAKQISPSMSKTNQNLKIDISKANNSFVSQGPFTAPIYDASTVHKFNPNVVKQQEQLKLQIQHHQIQQQLLNKMQMQGQIQMPLQPETHSQLQNQPLIQSQEAISTNKNIQCQPTLLPSKSTGNIRQTRNFSQPNFQFDSHNMNMQAKLQAIDTSSFLMQNQNDNESLRSAESYFKTPQLHEHGMVTSTPTKTQPITNTGVPSSQLHTSQGQNPVPVQGQTFNNSIGAIPHQQMMANGYAPFNGFHSENQGQYILQHQYQLQQQQQQQQMYMMYHQMQQQYQGNFATNHAPPPNQKPDQQNRKSKVSNTETNKENVKPKEITFCPILEYDPSKDVNHSQKKTTSKHGIGIHRFPVNTPVSMYKPKKK; via the coding sequence ATGACCAATAACCTACACCCTCCACAAACTCCTAGGTCGACGAGTAATGGCGCTAGATCTGGTGTTACACCCTCATTCAGTTTTGGATTAGGATTTCTGCCTTCGTTCCAATTCAGTTCACcaatgaatataataaactCATTATCACCTCAACGGTTTTTTCAAGtgtctaataatttaaataaagttGTTGGTGCTAAAAATGAAACCGAACATGAACAACACGAACACGAACATCAAGATAATGACAGATCAGAAGATAAACAAGCTAcaacaaagaagaatgtattcaattcattcaCCCCTCCTCCATCATCAAGCTCTACTAATAACAAATTTCTTGACTCGATAGCTTTGCAAGTAAGTAAAAAGCACAGACTAAAGGCCGAAGAAAACGAGTCTTTGAATGATGTATCTATAGACGTTAGTTCTTTAAACAATGGGAACGACTCGAGTAACAATACCACCGATTTGACGTCGTTATATGCTGATGAGACTAGAGCGACAATTGTGACACCGAATACAAATTTCAAGGAACGAAATTTACATGAATCACAGTTGAAAGCAGCTCCTAAATTAGTGCCTATCAAGCCCAGAACTGACCTATTAACAGAGACTTTGGATAGTTCAACACCGTTAAGTTTTAATGCAAGTGCCACTAGGGCAAggaagagaagaaaaatatcgCACGATTTTACTGAGTCTCCAAGTACATCTATAGCATCCAAGATTGATAGTCTTGCATCCCCAGGCCGAAAACTATCAAGAACGGATACTTCATCCATTGGCAGTGCTAATGCTTATAATGATAAGGTTTGGTACCCGGAAAtagatgaaattttattatcttcatatttaaaattcaaagcattcaaagaatttcaagaaccaaattcttcgatattgaaatattcttcacaaaataaaattctcTCGAGGATGTTACTCAATAAGACTGGAGTATTGAGAACTCCAAAGCAGATTGCTTCTAGACTTTTTCGGTtgacaaaattgaaaagacCTGCCAAATATAGAAAGGACTTCAATGAAAGTCCCATCTTAAACGATGAATTGGATGCCTTAATGAACACACCATTAGaagatttaattgataGCAGTAAgattgattcaaatgataGCGAAGACATAGATAAAGAATTAGGAGGTAtactttcttcttctccaatATTCACCCGAGGTCgcaatgaaaatgaaacaGATTTTCCTGATTTTAAAAAACACTTATCTAGTAAGAAATGTGCCTATACTTTTCATCCGAAAGAACTTTCCATAATGTTCAACGACAAAATAGATCATCACAACTCGCATAAGTTTACTAGTTTCCATTCGACTTCTCATACTTCATTGACTCCATCTAAACTAAGAAATAAGTTGAatcataatattaataacgaattaaataattcattactTTCCAAACTTATATCTAATGGTATCCCTATTTGGTTGGTGCTTAACAATTTAAACGTCAATGGTAATAAGGCCGTATCTCCAGCTTCCGATTTATCGCCCTTTTCATCTACACCATCAAATTCTAAAACCCCGAAGATCATGAGCCTCGAAAATGGTTCGTTTAGTTCCTATATGAAAATTAATGTAACTATCAATAATGATACGACGCCTGATATGTTACAATGGAAATGTATGGCTAAAGTATACAATGGTGAAAGGttaatattaaagaagaatgaaatcGTGAATGGTTATTTAAATGAACATGACAATACCTTTGACTTACAGGTTccatttttgaaagatttttGGTCCGGATACTTGTCTTTCTTGAATGATGGACATGATGATGCGAATGATTTACAAAACTTATCTGTGATACAAATCATTTATGAAGACAACAGGGAATTAAATGAAGGCTCTTCAATTCATGGAGTAATAGTCCACGAATTCAACAGAGACTTATATTCAGAAGGTACAAGCCATCTTACCAGTATTCGCATAGAAAATAAAGCATTAGGCCTcgaagaaatagaagaagTAGATGATAATGCTACTGAAATAGCGGATTCATCTCCGTACAAAAGCTCGTCTCCTATCGCAAAACAAATTTCTCCAAGCATGCTGAAAACGaatcaaaatttgaaaattgatatttctaAGGCTAATAATTCGTTTGTGAGTCAAGGTCCTTTCACGGCGCCAATTTATGATGCAAGCACTGTTCACAAATTTAATCCGAATGTAGTTaaacaacaagaacaattgaaattacAGATACAGCACCACCAGatacaacaacaattaCTAAACAAAATGCAAATGCAAGGCCAAATACAAATGCCATTGCAACCAGAAACTCATTCCCAATTGCAAAACCAACCTCTAATTCAAAGCCAAGAAGCAATATCCACTAATAAAAACATTCAATGTCAACCGACATTATTGCCTTCAAAATCTACTGGGAATATAAGGCAAACTAGAAACTTTTCTCAACCTAACTTTCAATTCGATTCGCATAATATGAACATGCAGGCGAAATTACAAGCTATTGATACGTCTTCGTTTCTaatgcaaaatcaaaatgataatgaatcgCTTAGGTCTGCCGAATCATATTTCAAAACTCCACAGCTACACGAACATGGAATGGTAACCTCCACCCCTACAAAGACACAGCCAATTACGAATACTGGCGTACCTTCCTCACAATTGCATACGTCCCAGGGCCAGAATCCCGTACCAGTTCAAGGCCAaacttttaataattcaataggAGCAATACCTCATCAACAAATGATGGCCAATGGCTATGCTCCTTTTAATGGTTTTCATTCTGAAAATCAAGgtcaatatattttacaacatcaatatcaattgcaacaacaacaacaacaacaacaaatgTACATGATGTATCACCAAATGCAGCAACAATACCAGGGTAATTTTGCTACAAATCATGCACCTCCCCCAAATCAAAAACCTGATCAACAGAATAGAAAGAGCAAAGTTTCTAACACAGAAACAAACAAAGAGAATGTGAAACCGAAAGAAATTACATTTTGTCCTATTCTTGAGTATGATCCCTCTAAAGACGTTAATCATTCCCAAAAAAAGACTACTTCTAAACATGGCATTGGCATACATAGGTTCCCGGTGAATACTCCAGTTAGCATGTATAAaccaaaaaagaaatag